The Acinetobacter pittii genome contains a region encoding:
- the omlA gene encoding outer membrane protein assembly factor BamE, with protein MQKLVLTLLVTSLLAGCSIFGVYKVDIPQGTPLTKAQASQVQVGMNFQQVRFLLGSPTVTDPLNPLRWDYIYNYIPGTYAKKAKIPAAHGQHLKIYFDGTGTVTKIEGLETIPESQPGLPASKEAILTAPPL; from the coding sequence ATGCAAAAACTCGTGCTGACGTTATTAGTCACTTCACTCCTTGCTGGTTGTTCAATCTTTGGTGTATATAAGGTTGATATTCCTCAAGGGACTCCATTGACCAAAGCTCAAGCCTCTCAAGTACAAGTCGGCATGAATTTCCAGCAAGTGCGTTTTTTGCTTGGTAGTCCAACTGTGACTGATCCCCTCAATCCTCTACGTTGGGACTACATTTACAACTATATCCCGGGAACTTATGCTAAAAAAGCAAAAATCCCCGCAGCACATGGTCAGCATTTAAAAATTTACTTTGATGGCACTGGCACAGTAACTAAAATTGAAGGTTTAGAAACTATTCCAGAATCGCAACCAGGTTTACCTGCTTCTAAAGAAGCGATTTTAACTGCACCACCACTATAA
- the pilU gene encoding PilT/PilU family type 4a pilus ATPase, producing the protein MDFNDLLNLMVEKKSSDLFITDGVAPSMKINGQIVPISKNSLSGEIIGQLLHSIMSEKQRKEFAETRECNFAIMNRDKTARFRVSAFQQRDMPGMVLRRIETKIPSIDDLQLPPVLKDLSMTKRGIIIFVGATGTGKSTSLASMISYRNHNSKGHIITIEDPIEFIHEHAGCIITQREVGIDTDSFEIALKNTLRQAPDVILIGEIRSREVMDYAIGFAETGHLVLATMHANNANQALDRIIHFFESDRHSQLYMDLSLNLKAMIAQQLIPTPDGNSRRAAIEILINSPLISDYIRKGEIHEIKDLMKRSRELGMQTFDQALFDLYKSGQITYKDALKHADSPNDLRLTIKLAEEGPEQIAGTNQHLTFDRQ; encoded by the coding sequence ATGGATTTTAATGACCTGCTCAACCTGATGGTTGAAAAAAAATCATCCGACCTCTTTATTACAGATGGCGTTGCACCATCGATGAAGATTAACGGGCAAATTGTCCCCATTTCAAAAAATAGTCTTTCAGGCGAAATTATCGGGCAACTCTTACATTCCATCATGAGTGAAAAACAACGCAAAGAATTTGCTGAGACTCGCGAATGTAATTTTGCCATTATGAACCGTGATAAAACTGCCCGCTTTCGTGTGAGTGCTTTTCAGCAACGCGACATGCCAGGCATGGTATTACGGCGAATTGAAACCAAAATTCCTTCAATTGATGACTTACAATTACCGCCAGTGCTTAAAGATTTATCGATGACCAAACGCGGCATTATTATTTTCGTAGGCGCGACAGGTACAGGTAAATCTACTTCATTGGCTTCAATGATTAGCTATCGTAACCATAACTCTAAAGGTCATATCATTACCATTGAAGACCCGATTGAGTTTATTCATGAACATGCTGGCTGCATCATTACCCAACGTGAAGTCGGGATCGATACAGACTCATTCGAAATTGCCTTAAAGAATACGTTGCGACAAGCACCCGATGTGATCTTAATTGGTGAGATTCGCTCTCGTGAAGTCATGGACTATGCGATTGGTTTTGCCGAAACGGGTCACTTGGTCTTAGCCACGATGCATGCGAACAACGCCAACCAAGCACTTGACCGTATTATTCACTTCTTTGAAAGTGACCGTCATAGCCAGCTCTACATGGATTTATCGCTTAATTTAAAGGCCATGATTGCACAACAACTTATTCCGACTCCAGATGGTAATTCGCGCCGTGCAGCGATTGAGATTCTCATTAACTCACCACTAATTTCAGACTATATTCGCAAAGGCGAAATTCATGAAATTAAAGATTTAATGAAACGCTCACGTGAACTCGGTATGCAAACTTTTGACCAAGCACTGTTTGATCTTTATAAGTCAGGCCAAATTACCTACAAAGATGCATTAAAACATGCCGACTCACCAAACGATTTACGTTTAACAATTAAGCTTGCCGAAGAAGGTCCTGAGCAAATTGCAGGCACAAATCAGCATTTAACCTTCGACCGACAGTAA
- a CDS encoding RnfH family protein yields the protein MEKAQQVWVAYAAPEQQFLVAIPFEAGMTALQAVEASGLQTQVSLPEPLQLGIFGAKVEAHAILQAGDRVEIYRPLTINPKDIRRKRAEKNPVGRYIKSNRFKQ from the coding sequence ATGGAAAAAGCTCAGCAAGTGTGGGTTGCTTATGCAGCCCCAGAGCAACAGTTTTTAGTTGCTATTCCATTTGAAGCTGGTATGACTGCATTACAAGCAGTTGAGGCGAGTGGCTTGCAGACACAGGTCAGTTTGCCTGAGCCATTACAACTTGGCATCTTTGGCGCAAAAGTTGAAGCACATGCGATTTTGCAAGCTGGTGATCGAGTTGAGATTTATCGACCTTTAACGATTAACCCCAAAGATATACGTCGTAAACGCGCCGAGAAAAACCCTGTGGGGCGATATATTAAAAGTAATCGCTTTAAGCAATAA
- the pilT gene encoding type IV pilus twitching motility protein PilT — MDITELLAFSVKNGASDLHLSAGMPPMIRVDGEVRRINLPALDHKDVHRLVYDIMNDKQRRDYEEKLETDFSFEVPNVARFRVNAFNQNRGAGAVFRTIPSKVLTMEDLGLGQIFKDICDYPRGIVLVTGPTGSGKSTTLAAMMDYINENRYDHILTVEDPIEFVHQSKKCLINQREVHRDTHGFNEALRSALREDPDIILVGEMRDLETIRLALTAAETGHLVFGTLHTTSAAKTIDRVIDVFPAEEKDMVRAMLSESLQAVISQTLLKKNGGGRVAAHEIMIGIPAIRNLIRENKVAQMYSAIQTGANHGMTTLDQSLKNLVSRGVISPQTARTAAKQPESFL; from the coding sequence ATGGATATTACAGAGCTACTCGCCTTCTCTGTGAAAAATGGCGCGTCCGATTTACACTTGTCTGCTGGCATGCCACCAATGATTCGCGTGGATGGTGAAGTCCGTCGCATTAACTTACCTGCTCTAGATCATAAAGATGTTCATCGTCTGGTCTACGACATCATGAATGATAAACAGCGTCGTGACTACGAAGAAAAGCTTGAAACCGACTTTTCTTTTGAAGTACCCAACGTTGCTCGTTTCCGTGTAAACGCATTTAACCAAAACCGTGGTGCGGGTGCAGTTTTTCGTACCATTCCCTCTAAAGTACTCACCATGGAAGATTTAGGCCTAGGTCAAATCTTTAAAGACATTTGTGATTATCCACGCGGTATTGTACTGGTGACAGGCCCAACAGGTTCTGGTAAATCGACGACACTTGCAGCGATGATGGACTACATCAACGAAAACCGTTATGACCACATTCTAACGGTTGAAGACCCTATCGAATTTGTACATCAGTCAAAGAAATGCCTGATTAACCAACGTGAAGTGCATCGTGATACACACGGCTTTAATGAGGCACTACGTTCAGCACTGCGTGAAGACCCTGATATTATTTTGGTCGGTGAGATGCGTGACCTTGAGACTATTCGTTTAGCGCTTACCGCTGCCGAAACAGGTCATTTGGTGTTTGGCACGCTGCATACCACTTCTGCTGCAAAAACTATTGACCGTGTGATTGACGTATTCCCTGCCGAAGAAAAAGATATGGTCCGTGCCATGCTGTCTGAATCATTACAGGCTGTAATTTCACAAACCCTGCTTAAAAAGAATGGTGGCGGTCGTGTCGCAGCTCATGAAATTATGATTGGTATTCCTGCCATTCGTAACTTAATTCGTGAAAATAAAGTTGCGCAAATGTACTCAGCTATTCAGACTGGCGCAAATCATGGCATGACCACCCTCGACCAAAGCTTAAAAAATTTGGTGTCTCGCGGTGTGATCAGCCCACAAACGGCTCGTACTGCTGCTAAACAGCCTGAATCATTTCTATAA
- the yggS gene encoding YggS family pyridoxal phosphate-dependent enzyme, translating into MNYLQDARQHVLQQIQSACEHAQRAPETVQLLGVSKTHPSESLREMYAAGQRAFGENYLQEALDKVEALQDLDIEWHFIGHVQRNKTKHLAEKFDWVHGVDRLIIAERLSNQRGDDQSALNICLQVNIDGQDSKDGCVPDEVAELVGQMSQLPKIRLRGLMVIPAPDNTAAFADAKALFDAVKDQHAHPEDWDTLSMGMSSDLEAAIAAGSTMVRVGTALFGARDYSQKR; encoded by the coding sequence ATGAATTACCTGCAAGATGCGCGGCAGCACGTATTACAGCAAATCCAAAGTGCTTGTGAACATGCTCAACGTGCGCCTGAAACCGTACAACTTTTAGGCGTATCGAAAACACATCCAAGTGAAAGTTTGCGTGAAATGTATGCAGCAGGGCAAAGAGCATTTGGCGAAAACTATTTGCAAGAAGCTTTAGATAAAGTCGAAGCTTTACAGGATTTAGACATTGAATGGCATTTCATTGGTCATGTTCAACGCAACAAGACGAAGCATTTGGCCGAGAAATTTGATTGGGTACATGGTGTAGATCGTTTAATTATTGCCGAGCGCCTATCTAACCAGCGTGGTGATGATCAATCTGCGCTTAATATTTGTTTGCAAGTGAATATTGATGGGCAAGACAGTAAAGATGGCTGTGTACCAGATGAAGTTGCCGAGTTAGTTGGTCAAATGAGTCAACTACCGAAAATCAGGTTACGTGGCTTAATGGTCATTCCAGCGCCTGACAATACTGCCGCTTTTGCAGATGCTAAAGCCTTGTTTGATGCTGTGAAAGACCAACATGCCCACCCAGAAGATTGGGACACTTTAAGTATGGGAATGTCGAGTGATTTAGAAGCTGCAATTGCGGCTGGTTCAACCATGGTTCGTGTAGGAACAGCCTTATTTGGTGCTAGAGACTATTCGCAAAAAAGGTGA
- the fur gene encoding ferric iron uptake transcriptional regulator codes for MPISNQDLRKAGLKVTLPRIKILELLENSKQHHLSAEDIYKTLLEQGEDVGLATVYRVLTQFEAAGIIQRHHFENNHSVFEIMQEDHHDHLVCHNCNKVIEFTNDVIEKEQHAVAEQHGFTLTGHSLNLYGYCNEPECQEVLRKK; via the coding sequence ATGCCTATTTCCAATCAAGATTTGCGCAAAGCTGGACTTAAAGTTACCCTTCCTCGAATTAAGATTTTGGAATTATTAGAAAATTCAAAACAACATCATCTTAGCGCTGAAGATATTTACAAGACTTTGTTAGAACAAGGGGAAGATGTCGGTCTTGCGACAGTTTACCGTGTGTTAACACAATTTGAAGCTGCAGGTATCATTCAGCGCCACCATTTCGAAAATAATCATTCTGTTTTCGAAATTATGCAAGAAGATCACCACGATCATTTGGTTTGCCATAATTGCAACAAAGTTATTGAATTTACTAATGATGTTATCGAGAAAGAACAGCATGCTGTAGCTGAGCAACATGGGTTTACCTTAACGGGTCACTCATTAAACCTCTACGGTTACTGTAACGAACCTGAATGTCAGGAAGTACTGCGCAAGAAATAA